A window of the Hordeum vulgare subsp. vulgare chromosome 5H, MorexV3_pseudomolecules_assembly, whole genome shotgun sequence genome harbors these coding sequences:
- the LOC123397563 gene encoding respiratory burst oxidase homolog protein E-like: MWTPSRGSNARRAGHRRIAEGLPDDQTTNTDTSDNESFTTAYGDEFFAAAAGGSGAGGMLPAFLADQEDLVEVMLELDEESMVVRSVTPTRAALYSAAAMPHTPEAPGGALSRCSSTSSRIRKKFAWLRSPSPAPSPSPRVPTPAELQREAAMAARERRRIQARVNRSRAGAKRALKGLRFISRTTGSLEAAELWRRVEERFNALAHDGLLSRDNFGECIGMVDSKEFAEGIFDALARRRKQNLERINKEELYDFWLQISDQSFDARLQIFFDMVDTNVDGRITREEVQELIVLSASANKLAKLKEQAEEYASLIMEELDPENLGYIELWQLETLLLQRDTYMNYSRPLSTASGAQWSQNLGVGGGGAAAGGGGSKGEEDPQTTWGGGMRERRRGWGRGVKKAASHVRVAAEENWRRAWVVALWVAAMAALFVWKFVQYRRTAGFQVMGYCLPTAKGAAETLKLNMALVLLPVCRNTLTWLRSSWARFFVPFDDNITFHKMIATAIVVGITLHAGNHLACDFPRVIASGPEEYRLVAGAFGATKPTYAGLISGVEGVTGIAMVVLMTVSFTLATHPFRKGEKAASASRLPPPLNRLAGFNAFWYSHHLLAFVYLLLLLHGYFLFLVRRWYEKTTWMYISVPLVLYVGERMLRALRSNAHPVQILKVLLLPGSVLTIKMSKPYGFRYRSGQYIFLQCPIISPFEWHPFSITSAPGDDYLTVHIRTNGDWTQELKRIFVENYFPPHLNRRTSFSELGAAEPRTSPPPKLLVDGPYGAPAQDFRNYDVLLLVGLGIGATPFISILKDLLNNIKLADELMDLAMETTQTSRSDDSANSFSVSTASSNRKRSYRTSRAHFYWVTREPMSFEWFKGVMDEVAEMDKKGVIELHNYLTSVYEERDARTTLLSMVQALNHAKHGVDIVSGTRVRTHFARPNWKEVFTKIAAKQPNSTVGVFYCGAPTLAIELKNLSHEMSHKTSTRFHFHKEYF; encoded by the exons ATGTGGACGCCGTCGCGCGGGAGCAACGCGCGGCGGGCCGGCCACCGGCGCATCGCGGAGGGCCTCCCGGACGACCAGACCACCAACACCGACACGTCCGACAACGAGTCCTTCACCACCGCCTATGGGGACGAGTTCTTCGCCGCGGCCGCCGGGGGGAGCGGGGCCGGGGGCATGCTCCCGGCATTCCTCGCCGACCAGGAGGACCTGGTGGAGGTCATGCTGGAGCTGGACGAGGAGTCCATGGTGGTGCGCAGCGTCACGCCCACCAGAGCCGCGCTCTACAGCGCCGCGGCGATGCCGCACACGCCGGAGGCGCCGGGCGGCGCCCTCAGCCGCTGCTCCTCGACGTCCTCGCGGATACGGAAGAAGTTCGCGTGGCTGCGTTCCCCGTCCcccgcgccctcgccctcgccgcgCGTGCCCACGCCCGCCGAGCTGCAGCGGGAGGCGGCCATGGCGGCCCGCGAGCGGCGGCGCATCCAGGCGCGGGTCAACCGGTCACGCGCCGGCGCCAAGCGCGCGCTCAAGGGCCTCCGCTTCATCAGCCGCACCACCGGCTCCCTCGAGGCCGCCGAGCTCTGGCGCCGCGTCGAGGAGCGCTTCAACGCCCTCGCCCACGACGGCCTCCTCTCCCGCGACAACTTCGGCGAATGCATCG GAATGGTGGACTCGAAGGAGTTCGCGGAGGGCATCTTCGACGCGCTGGCGCGGCGGCGGAAGCAGAACCTGGAGCGGATCAACAAGGAGGAGCTCTACGACTTCTGGCTCCAGATCTCCGATCAGAGCTTCGACGCGCGGCTCCAGATCTTCTTCGACAT GGTGGACACCAACGTGGACGGGAGGATAACGAGGGAGGAAGTACAGGAG CTGATCGTTCTGAGCGCGTCGGCGAACAAGCTGGCCAAGCTCAAGGAGCAGGCGGAggagtacgcgtcgctcatcatgGAGGAGCTCGACCCGGAGAACCTCGGCTACATTGAG CTGTGGCAGCTGGAGACGCTGCTGCTCCAGCGCGACACGTACATGAACTACAGCCGGCCGCTGAGCACGGCGAGCGGCGCGCAGTGGAGCCAGAACCTGGgcgtgggcggcggcggggcggcggcgggcggcggcggcagcaagGGGGAGGAGGACCCGCAGACGACGTGGGGAGGAGGGATGCGGGAGCGGCGGCGCGGGTGGGGCCGCGGCGTGAAGAAGGCGGCGTCGCACGTgcgggtggcggcggaggagaACTGGCGGCGCGCTTGGGTGGTGGCGCTGTGggtggcggccatggcggcgctcTTCGTGTGGAAGTTCGTGCAGTACCGGCGGACGGCGGGGTTCCAGGTGATGGGGTACTGCCTGCCGACGGCCAAGGGCGCCGCCGAGACGCTCAAGCTCAACATGGCCCTCGTCCTCCTCCCCGTCTGCCGCAACACCCTCACCTGGCTCCGCTCCTCCTGGGCCCGCTTCTTCGTCCCCTTCGACGACAACATCACCTTCCACAAG ATGATCGCGACGGCGATCGTGGTGGGGATCACGTTGCACGCGGGGAACCATCTGGCGTGCGACTTCCCGCGGGTGATCGCGTCGGGGCCGGAGGAGTACCGGCTGGTGGCGGGCGCGTTCGGGGCCACCAAGCCGACGTACGCGGGGCTCATCTCCGGGGTGGAGGGGGTGACGGGCATCGCCATGGTGGTGCTCATGACCGTCTCCTTCACCCTCGCCACCCACCCCTTCCGCAAGGGCGAGAAGGCCGCCTCCGCCTCCCGCCTCCCGCCGCCCCTCAACCGCCTCGCCGGCTTCAACGCGTTCTGGTACTCCCACCACCTCCTCGCCTTCGTctacctgctcctcctcctccacggctACTTCCTCTTCCTCGTCCGCCGCTGGTACGAGAAAACG ACATGGATGTACATCTCTGTCCCTCTGGTGCTCTATGTTGGCGAGAGGATGCTGCGGGCCTTGCGGTCGAACGCCCACCCTGTCcaaatcctcaag GTGTTGCTTCTACCTGGAAGTGTACTGACAATAAAAATGTCAAAGCCCTACGGATTTCGATACAGGAGTGGACAATATATCTTTCTTCAGTGTCCGATTATCTCTCCATTTGAATG GCATCCTTTCTCCATAACTTCTGCTCCTGGAGATGACTACCTAACTGTTCACATTCGCACAAATGGAGACTGGACGCAAGAGCTCAAGCGCATATTTGTCGAGAACTACTTCCCGCCGCACCTTAACAGAAGAACTTCATTCAGCGAGTTAGGTGCGGCAGAACCAAGAACCAGCCCCCCACCAAAATTGCTTGTAGATGGTCCATATGGCGCCCCTGCACAGGATTTCAGAAACTATGATGTTCTACTTCTAGTTGGCCTCGGAATCGGAGCAACACCCTTCATAAGCATTCTGAAGGACCTGCTTAACAATATTAAGCTAGCTGACGAGTTAATG GACTTGGCAATGGAGACTACTCAAACTAGTAGGTCGGACGACAGTGCCAACAGCTTCAGCGTCTCAACAGCTAGTAGCAACAGGAAGAGATCATATAGAACAAGCCGTGCACATTTTTACTGGGTTACTCGCGAGCCGATGTCATTTGAATGGTTCAAAGGAGTGATGGATGAGGTTGCTGAAATGGACAAGAAG GGTGTCATAGAGTTGCACAATTATCTTACGAGCGTGTACGAGGAGCGTGATGCACGAACAACTCTGTTGTCAATGGTCCAAGCTCTGAATCATGCCAAACATGGCGTTGACATCGTCTCGGGCACCAGG GTGAGGACACACTTTGCCAGACCAAACTGGAAGGAAGTCTTCACCAAAATTGCCGCTAAGCAACCGAATTCAACAGTCG GAGTATTCTACTGTGGCGCGCCGACGCTGGCCATAGAACTGAAGAACCTTTCGCACGAGATGAGCCACAAGACGTCGACTCGGTTCCATTTCCACAAGGAGTACTTCTGA